The following are from one region of the Nitrospirota bacterium genome:
- a CDS encoding ice-binding family protein: MRKIFNNKMWFAALLLTVSITGCGGDDNGTSASAGPTAVNLGTAGDLKAAGGYAILAKTGVDTVPSSVVTGNVGLSPAARVGLTGWSETADVTDTYSTSAQVVAPFKLYAADYVGGTTSADLGTAVLNMEAAYTDAAGRTAGVGPFLNLGGGTVAGQTLVPGVYTWGSNVTITTDLTLSGGANDVWIFQISGTLDMAAAKNVILSGGARPQNIFWQVADAVTIGANTHFEGIILGQTSITFGNLSSINGRLLAQTAVNLDATTVTQP, translated from the coding sequence ATGCGTAAGATATTTAATAACAAGATGTGGTTTGCGGCATTACTCCTGACAGTTTCTATAACAGGATGCGGCGGAGATGATAATGGAACTTCAGCCTCGGCAGGTCCAACGGCAGTGAACCTTGGAACGGCGGGAGACCTTAAAGCGGCCGGCGGTTATGCGATTCTGGCAAAAACCGGCGTCGATACCGTTCCAAGCTCCGTAGTGACTGGAAATGTTGGATTGAGTCCAGCCGCCAGGGTTGGCTTAACTGGATGGTCAGAAACAGCTGATGTCACGGATACCTATTCGACATCCGCTCAAGTGGTCGCACCGTTCAAGTTATACGCAGCCGACTATGTGGGGGGGACTACTTCTGCTGACTTGGGCACAGCCGTACTCAACATGGAAGCTGCGTACACCGACGCCGCTGGACGGACAGCAGGAGTTGGTCCCTTCTTGAATCTCGGAGGCGGAACTGTCGCTGGTCAAACCCTTGTCCCCGGCGTTTACACCTGGGGTTCCAATGTGACAATAACAACGGATCTCACTCTCTCAGGCGGCGCGAATGATGTCTGGATCTTCCAGATATCGGGAACTCTCGACATGGCTGCTGCCAAGAACGTTATCCTGAGCGGTGGCGCACGACCCCAGAACATCTTCTGGCAGGTCGCCGATGCGGTGACCATTGGAGCGAACACGCACTTTGAGGGAATTATACTGGGTCAGACATCGATCACGTTTGGGAATCTCTCATCGATCAACGGCAGGCTGCTGGCGCAGACTGCGGTTAATCTTGATGCGACTACGGTTACCCAGCCGTAA
- a CDS encoding Ig-like domain-containing protein gives MNRHKGYAKMLFLVLLLVVFVAGCSSSSDDNGGVSADTTAPTVISTIPLDLATDVARNITVNATFSAVIDPATITITTFTLKQGTTSVSGTVACVGTTATFTPEINLAVGAEYTATITTGVKDLAGKALATNYVWIFTTGTATDTTPPTVSYTSPLDLATGVAINITVNATFSEVMSAATLTTATFTLQQGTTPVSGTVTYDGTTATFTPTSDLASSTTYTATITTGVKDLAGKALATNYVWAFTTGTTTDTIAPTVISTTPLDGATGVSRNRNVNATFDEVMSAATLNTATFTLQQGTTPVSGTATYVGTTATFNPASNLTAGTTYTATITTGVKDLAGNALASDKVWSFTTGTTTAAGPDPVILGSAGNYAILAKTGVDTIPPSAVTGNVGVSPAARGFLTGWSQTAASDALDKYSTSDQVVAPFRLYAADYAEPTPTDLGVAVLSMQAAYTDAAGRTATSAATTNVGGGTLTDLTLVTGVYEWGSNVTIPTNLTLSGSATDVWIFKVAGTLDMAAAKSVILSGDAQAKNIFWQVSGAVTIGANTHFEGIILGMTKITFGNLASIDGRLLAQTAVNLDATTVTQP, from the coding sequence ATGAACAGGCACAAAGGATACGCGAAGATGCTGTTTCTGGTATTATTGCTCGTTGTTTTTGTGGCCGGGTGTAGCAGCAGCAGCGATGACAATGGAGGGGTAAGCGCAGATACCACCGCGCCCACCGTTATTTCCACAATCCCGCTTGATCTTGCCACGGATGTGGCGCGCAACATCACCGTCAACGCGACCTTCAGTGCGGTGATAGACCCGGCAACGATCACCATAACAACATTTACCTTAAAGCAGGGGACAACGTCTGTTTCAGGCACTGTGGCCTGCGTTGGCACAACGGCGACCTTTACGCCCGAAATCAATCTCGCAGTCGGCGCCGAATATACAGCCACGATTACAACCGGGGTCAAGGACCTGGCAGGCAAGGCGCTGGCAACGAACTATGTATGGATCTTCACCACAGGCACAGCAACAGACACCACCCCACCCACCGTTAGTTACACAAGCCCACTTGATCTTGCCACGGGTGTGGCGATCAACATCACCGTCAACGCCACCTTCAGTGAGGTGATGAGCGCTGCAACGCTTACCACAGCAACATTTACCTTACAGCAAGGGACAACGCCTGTTTCAGGCACGGTGACCTACGATGGCACAACGGCGACCTTTACGCCCACAAGCGATCTCGCATCCAGCACCACCTATACAGCCACGATTACAACCGGGGTCAAGGACTTGGCAGGCAAGGCGCTGGCAACGAACTATGTATGGGCCTTCACCACAGGCACGACAACAGACACCATCGCGCCCACGGTAATTTCCACGACCCCCCTTGATGGCGCCACGGGTGTGTCGCGCAACAGAAACGTCAACGCCACCTTCGATGAGGTGATGAGCGCTGCAACGCTTAACACAGCAACATTTACCTTACAGCAAGGGACAACGCCTGTTTCAGGCACGGCGACCTACGTTGGCACAACGGCGACCTTTAATCCCGCAAGCAATCTCACAGCTGGCACCACCTATACAGCCACGATTACAACCGGGGTCAAGGACCTGGCAGGCAATGCGCTGGCGTCTGATAAGGTATGGTCCTTTACAACCGGCACAACAACAGCGGCAGGTCCAGATCCAGTGATTCTTGGCTCGGCCGGCAATTATGCGATTCTGGCAAAAACAGGCGTCGATACCATTCCACCCTCCGCAGTGACTGGGAATGTTGGAGTGAGTCCAGCCGCCAGGGGTTTCTTAACTGGATGGTCACAAACAGCCGCATCTGACGCCTTGGATAAATATTCGACATCCGATCAAGTGGTCGCACCGTTCAGGCTTTACGCAGCCGACTATGCGGAGCCTACTCCTACTGATCTCGGAGTGGCCGTACTCAGTATGCAAGCCGCGTACACCGACGCCGCCGGACGGACAGCTACATCCGCTGCTACTACCAACGTAGGTGGCGGAACGCTTACTGATTTAACCCTCGTGACCGGCGTCTACGAATGGGGGAGCAATGTTACCATACCAACGAATCTCACCCTCAGCGGCAGCGCAACAGATGTCTGGATCTTTAAGGTGGCGGGAACTCTCGACATGGCCGCTGCAAAGAGCGTTATCCTAAGCGGTGACGCACAGGCCAAGAACATCTTCTGGCAGGTCTCCGGTGCTGTGACCATTGGAGCGAACACGCACTTTGAGGGAATTATACTGGGTATGACAAAGATCACGTTTGGAAATCTCGCATCGATCGACGGCAGGCTGCTGGCGCAGACCGCGGTTAATCTTGATGCGACTACGGTTACACAGCCATAA